The following proteins are co-located in the Mesorhizobium australicum WSM2073 genome:
- a CDS encoding patatin family protein, giving the protein MMLEWASLRNRPDVREANGLSSAGGASETTSPKKTGISLALGGGCARGWAHIGVLRALDEAGIEVSMIAGTSIGALVGGCYLAGKLDELEEFARSLTRRRIFGLLDLNLRGSGLFGGMKLDARLREHVAGIRFDDLPKPFVCVASEIRTGHEIWLSSGSLITAMRASYALPGVFEPVDCNGRVLVDGALVNPVPVSVCRAYEQPLVVAVNLHYDLFGRAAVIKHSAGELVIEKDAPRPGQVDAQHQSHQTRLGITGVMVEAFNIIQDRISRARLAGDPPDMSLQPKLSHIGLTEFHRADEAIQLGYQATMAQIGELTRLQTVLA; this is encoded by the coding sequence ATGATGCTCGAATGGGCGTCATTGCGTAACAGACCAGATGTCAGGGAGGCCAACGGCCTGTCCTCGGCAGGCGGCGCATCCGAAACAACCTCCCCCAAGAAAACAGGTATTTCGCTCGCGCTTGGCGGCGGTTGCGCCAGAGGCTGGGCTCATATCGGCGTGCTGCGCGCGCTCGATGAAGCCGGCATCGAAGTCTCGATGATCGCCGGCACCTCGATCGGCGCCCTGGTCGGAGGCTGTTATCTCGCCGGCAAACTGGATGAGCTGGAAGAGTTCGCCCGCAGCCTCACCAGACGACGTATCTTCGGCCTGCTCGATCTCAACCTGCGCGGCAGCGGCCTCTTCGGCGGCATGAAGCTGGACGCGCGCCTGCGCGAGCACGTGGCCGGCATCCGCTTCGACGATCTGCCCAAGCCATTTGTCTGCGTCGCGTCGGAAATCCGCACCGGCCACGAGATCTGGCTGTCGAGCGGATCGCTGATCACCGCCATGCGCGCGTCCTACGCGCTGCCTGGCGTGTTCGAGCCTGTCGATTGCAACGGCCGCGTGCTGGTCGACGGAGCGCTGGTCAACCCGGTGCCCGTTTCGGTCTGCCGCGCCTACGAGCAGCCGCTCGTCGTGGCGGTCAACCTCCACTACGACCTGTTCGGCCGCGCCGCCGTGATCAAGCACAGCGCTGGCGAGCTGGTTATCGAAAAGGATGCGCCAAGGCCCGGCCAGGTCGACGCCCAACACCAATCGCACCAGACGCGTTTGGGCATCACCGGCGTGATGGTCGAAGCCTTCAACATCATCCAGGACCGTATTTCGCGGGCGAGACTTGCCGGCGATCCGCCCGACATGTCGCTGCAGCCCAAGCTCAGCCATATCGGCCTCACCGAATTTCACCGGGCCGACGAGGCGATCCAGCTCGGCTACCAGGCGACGATGGCGCAGATCGGCGAACTGACGCGGCTGCAGACGGTTCTCGCCTAG
- a CDS encoding homoserine dehydrogenase has translation MAEALRVGIAGLGTVGASVARVLRDKAAELTRQCGRDIIVSAISARDRKRERGIDLSSANWFDDPVKMAQTAEIDVFVELIGGDEGSARASVKAALEAGRHVVTANKALLAKHGVALAEIAEKKGVLLNYEAAVAGGIPVIKTMREAMAGNSVTRVFGILNGTCNYILTRMEAEGVSFDVVLKDAQRLGYAEADPTFDIEGHDTAHKLSILTSLAFGTKIAANDIYMEGISNITQADIRAAGDLGYRIKLLGVAQRTESGIEQRVHPTMVPTASVIAQVHGVTNAVAIETDILGELLLSGPGAGGNATASAVIGDIADIAKSRPGFQHGPVFGRPAKELRPYKKAQMRSHAGGYFIRLTVHDRIGVFAAIAKRMADNDISLESIVQHAVSGEAAAQKTVILVTHETTEAAVRKAVDGITKDGHLTDKPQVIRIERAG, from the coding sequence ATGGCTGAAGCACTGCGTGTTGGAATTGCTGGACTTGGCACGGTCGGTGCATCGGTGGCGCGCGTGTTGCGCGACAAGGCGGCGGAACTGACCCGCCAATGCGGGCGCGACATCATCGTGTCGGCGATTTCCGCACGCGACCGGAAACGCGAGCGTGGCATCGATCTGAGCTCCGCGAATTGGTTCGACGATCCGGTCAAGATGGCGCAGACCGCCGAGATCGACGTGTTCGTCGAGCTGATCGGCGGCGATGAGGGGTCGGCGCGCGCCTCTGTGAAGGCCGCGCTCGAAGCCGGCCGCCATGTCGTCACCGCCAACAAGGCGCTGCTTGCCAAGCATGGCGTGGCGCTTGCCGAAATCGCTGAAAAGAAGGGCGTGCTGCTCAATTACGAGGCCGCGGTGGCAGGCGGCATCCCGGTCATCAAGACGATGCGCGAGGCGATGGCCGGCAATTCCGTCACTCGTGTCTTCGGCATCCTCAACGGCACCTGCAACTATATCCTGACCCGCATGGAGGCCGAGGGCGTCTCCTTCGACGTCGTGCTGAAGGACGCGCAGCGGCTGGGTTATGCCGAAGCCGACCCGACCTTCGACATCGAGGGCCATGACACCGCGCACAAGCTGTCGATCCTGACCAGCCTTGCCTTCGGCACCAAAATCGCCGCCAACGACATCTACATGGAAGGCATTTCTAACATTACCCAGGCCGACATCCGTGCCGCCGGCGATCTCGGCTACCGGATCAAGCTGCTCGGTGTCGCCCAGCGCACCGAAAGCGGCATCGAGCAGCGTGTGCACCCAACCATGGTGCCGACTGCTTCGGTCATCGCGCAGGTGCATGGTGTCACCAACGCGGTGGCGATCGAGACCGATATCCTGGGCGAGTTGCTGCTCTCGGGCCCCGGCGCCGGCGGCAATGCCACCGCCTCGGCGGTCATCGGCGACATCGCCGACATCGCCAAGAGCCGGCCCGGCTTCCAGCATGGTCCCGTCTTCGGCCGGCCGGCGAAGGAGCTGAGACCGTATAAGAAGGCGCAGATGCGCAGCCATGCCGGCGGCTACTTCATCCGGCTGACCGTGCACGACCGCATCGGCGTGTTCGCGGCGATCGCCAAGCGCATGGCCGACAACGATATTTCGCTGGAATCGATCGTCCAGCATGCGGTCAGCGGCGAGGCGGCGGCGCAGAAGACGGTGATCCTCGTCACCCACGAGACTACCGAGGCCGCCGTGCGCAAGGCTGTCGACGGCATTACCAAGGACGGCCATCTGACCGACAAGCCACAGGTCATCCGCATCGAGCGGGCAGGGTAG
- a CDS encoding LL-diaminopimelate aminotransferase — MEEFHKVRRLPPYVFEQVNRLKASARSRGADIVDLGMGNPDLPTPKAIVDKLCEVVRDPRTHRYSSSRGIPGLRRAQANYYARRFGVKLNPDTQVVATLGSKEGFANMAQAITAPGDVILCPNPTYPIHAFGFIMSGGVIRSLQVEPDDGFIPALERGVRHSIPKPLALILNYPSNPTALVASLDFYKDVVAFAKKNDIIILSDLAYSEIYFDGNPPPSVLQVPGAIDVCVEFTSMSKTFSMPGWRMGFAVGNERLISALTRVKSYLDYGAFTPIQVAAAHALNGDGADIAEVRDIYHKRRDVMVDAFGRAGWTIPAPAASMFAWAPIPEPFRHLGSLEFSKLLIEHADVAVAPGVGFGEHGDDFVRVALVENEHRIRQAARNIKRFLSASAKQPNNVVPLSAHR; from the coding sequence ATGGAAGAATTTCACAAGGTCCGCCGGCTTCCGCCTTACGTGTTCGAGCAGGTCAACCGGCTCAAGGCGAGCGCCCGTTCGCGGGGCGCCGACATCGTCGACCTCGGCATGGGCAACCCGGACCTGCCGACGCCCAAGGCCATCGTCGACAAATTGTGCGAGGTCGTGCGCGATCCGCGCACGCACCGCTATTCCTCGTCGCGCGGGATTCCCGGTTTGCGCCGCGCCCAGGCAAACTACTATGCCCGCCGCTTCGGCGTGAAGCTCAACCCCGACACCCAGGTGGTGGCCACGCTCGGTTCGAAGGAAGGCTTCGCTAACATGGCGCAGGCGATCACCGCGCCCGGCGACGTGATTCTGTGCCCCAACCCGACCTATCCGATCCATGCCTTCGGCTTCATCATGTCGGGCGGGGTCATCCGCTCGCTGCAAGTCGAGCCCGATGACGGCTTCATTCCGGCGCTCGAGCGCGGCGTCCGCCATTCGATCCCGAAGCCGCTAGCGCTGATCCTCAACTATCCATCGAACCCGACGGCACTGGTCGCCTCGCTCGATTTCTACAAGGACGTGGTGGCCTTCGCCAAGAAGAACGACATCATCATCCTGTCCGACCTCGCCTATTCGGAAATCTACTTCGACGGCAATCCGCCGCCTTCCGTGCTGCAGGTGCCGGGCGCCATCGACGTCTGCGTCGAGTTCACCTCGATGTCGAAGACCTTCTCCATGCCCGGCTGGCGCATGGGCTTCGCCGTCGGAAACGAACGGCTGATCTCGGCGCTGACCCGGGTCAAATCCTATCTCGACTACGGTGCCTTCACGCCGATCCAGGTGGCGGCGGCGCACGCGCTCAATGGCGACGGCGCCGATATCGCCGAGGTGCGCGACATCTATCACAAACGCCGCGACGTGATGGTCGATGCGTTCGGCCGCGCGGGATGGACCATTCCGGCCCCCGCGGCCTCGATGTTTGCCTGGGCGCCGATCCCTGAGCCGTTCCGTCATCTGGGCTCGCTCGAATTCTCCAAGCTGCTCATCGAGCACGCCGATGTGGCGGTGGCGCCCGGTGTCGGCTTCGGCGAACATGGCGACGATTTCGTGCGCGTAGCACTGGTCGAGAACGAACACCGGATTCGCCAGGCGGCACGCAACATCAAGCGCTTCCTGTCGGCCAGCGCCAAGCAGCCCAACAATGTGGTGCCGCTGTCCGCCCACCGGTAA
- the recJ gene encoding single-stranded-DNA-specific exonuclease RecJ: MMGERRLFLDVRQSATGLSWEHRLTERQDMIALAIAQGHGVPDIVARVLAGRGVAADETERFLDPTIRDLLPNPASLTDMDKAAIRIAAAVMAREKIAIFGDYDVDGAASSALLKRFLTHFSVPSEIYIPDRIFEGYGPNPDAMRELVSRGATLIVTVDCGTNSAVSIDAANAAGADVVVLDHHQVGGVLPAAIAVVNPNRDDDLSGQGHLCAAGVVFLALVQTAKVLRGLSDVTPPDLLSLLDLVALATVCDVVPLTGVNRAFVVKGLQVARQQKNEGMAALARVSRVGEPISTFHLAYLIGPRINAGGRIGDAALGSRLLATDDPVEAQTIAETLDRLNQERQLMEQEMLAAARAEADAELAGGSGPAIVVTASNSWHPGIVGLLASRLKDHARRPAFAIAFNANGTGTGSGRSVSGFDLGRLVREAANAGLIVKGGGHGMAAGITVERARLGELRAFFEERAAADVFRLQDEESLAIDGALAAEGATLGLLDALEKAGPFGAGHVAPVFVLPRHRLADIRPVGTNHIRADLQSESGGRIQAIAFRAVDTVLGEFLSKNRGKTVHVAGSLSGNYWNGNRTVQFRIIDAARA, encoded by the coding sequence ATGATGGGCGAAAGGCGCCTCTTCCTCGATGTCAGGCAGTCGGCAACCGGTCTCTCCTGGGAGCACCGGCTGACCGAACGGCAGGACATGATCGCGCTCGCCATCGCACAGGGTCATGGCGTGCCCGACATCGTCGCGCGCGTTCTTGCCGGACGCGGCGTGGCCGCCGATGAGACCGAGCGGTTTCTGGACCCGACGATCCGCGACCTGTTGCCGAACCCGGCCTCGCTGACCGATATGGACAAGGCCGCTATCCGCATCGCCGCCGCCGTCATGGCGCGGGAGAAAATTGCGATCTTCGGCGATTACGACGTAGATGGCGCGGCCTCGTCGGCCTTGCTGAAGCGGTTTCTCACGCATTTCTCGGTGCCGTCCGAAATCTATATCCCGGATCGTATTTTCGAGGGCTACGGTCCCAATCCCGATGCCATGCGCGAACTGGTATCGCGCGGCGCGACGCTGATCGTCACAGTCGATTGCGGCACCAACAGCGCCGTTTCGATCGACGCGGCCAATGCCGCCGGCGCCGATGTCGTGGTGCTCGACCACCACCAGGTCGGCGGCGTCTTGCCTGCGGCAATTGCCGTCGTCAATCCAAACCGCGACGACGACCTTTCCGGACAGGGCCATCTCTGTGCCGCCGGTGTCGTGTTCCTCGCCTTGGTACAGACCGCAAAGGTGCTGCGTGGCCTGAGCGATGTCACGCCGCCCGACCTGCTTTCCCTGCTCGATCTCGTGGCGCTTGCCACCGTCTGCGACGTGGTGCCGCTCACGGGCGTCAATCGCGCCTTCGTCGTCAAGGGTTTGCAAGTGGCGCGGCAGCAGAAGAATGAAGGAATGGCCGCGCTGGCACGAGTGTCGCGCGTTGGCGAGCCGATCAGCACCTTCCATCTCGCCTATCTGATCGGTCCGCGCATCAATGCGGGCGGGCGAATTGGCGATGCGGCACTCGGTAGTCGGCTGCTTGCAACGGACGATCCCGTCGAGGCGCAGACCATCGCCGAGACGCTAGACCGGCTGAACCAGGAGCGGCAGCTGATGGAGCAGGAGATGCTCGCCGCCGCGCGCGCCGAAGCCGATGCCGAGCTCGCGGGCGGCAGCGGGCCGGCGATCGTCGTCACCGCCAGCAACAGCTGGCACCCCGGCATCGTAGGCCTGCTTGCCTCACGACTGAAGGATCACGCACGGCGGCCGGCCTTTGCTATCGCCTTCAACGCCAACGGCACCGGCACGGGCTCGGGCCGTTCGGTGTCGGGTTTCGACCTTGGCCGGCTGGTGCGCGAAGCCGCCAATGCCGGGCTCATCGTCAAGGGCGGCGGCCATGGCATGGCTGCCGGCATCACCGTCGAGCGGGCAAGACTGGGTGAGCTCAGGGCCTTCTTCGAGGAGCGGGCAGCCGCCGACGTTTTCAGGTTGCAGGATGAGGAAAGTCTGGCGATAGACGGCGCGCTTGCCGCCGAAGGCGCGACGCTCGGCCTGCTCGATGCGTTGGAAAAGGCGGGGCCCTTCGGTGCCGGGCATGTCGCGCCTGTTTTCGTGCTGCCGCGCCATCGGCTGGCCGACATCAGGCCGGTCGGCACCAACCATATTCGCGCCGATTTACAGTCGGAGAGCGGCGGCCGCATCCAGGCGATCGCCTTTCGCGCCGTCGATACGGTGCTTGGCGAGTTCCTTTCCAAGAACCGCGGCAAGACGGTGCATGTCGCCGGCTCGCTGTCGGGCAATTACTGGAACGGCAACCGTACGGTGCAGTTTCGCATCATCGACGCCGCGCGGGCGTAG
- the phaC gene encoding class I poly(R)-hydroxyalkanoic acid synthase, with protein MSKTPDSGKAEDGGPSTVEQYLVKDPERFALNMARMIEQAGKAASAWAEPREKGEVRDQVAEPVVDMVKTFSKLSEYWLADPQRALEAQTRLFAGYMTVWANAIQRVSPNAEGADDAVKPERGDKRFQDPEWGRNAFFDFLKQAYLVTSRWASELVDHAEGLDEHTRHKASFYVKQVSNAISPSNFILTNPELFRETVASNGENLVRGMKMLAEDIAAGKGDLKLRQADYSPFEIGRNIATTPGKVVGRSDVAEIIQYDAATETVLKRPLLICPPWINKFYILDLNPQKSFIRWAIEQGHTVFVISWINPDERHGAKNWEAYIREGLQYGLDTIEKATGERDVNAIGYCVGGTLLAAALALMAGEGDDRIKSATFFTTQVDFTHAGDLKVFVDEEQVAAVEKSMNEKGYLDGTKMATAFNMLRSGDLIWPYVVNNYMRGKDPLPFDLLYWNADSTRMAAANHSFYLRNCYLENNLSRGTMQLAGHTISLGDVTIPVYNLASREDHIAPALSVFLGSKYFGGPVEYVMAGSGHIAGVVNPPASNKYQYWTGGPPKGDFDQWIASATGHPGSWWPHWQGWIEAKDNTRVPARKPGKHMKTLGDAPGTYVKVRV; from the coding sequence ATGTCCAAAACACCCGATTCGGGCAAAGCGGAAGATGGCGGACCTTCGACGGTCGAGCAATATCTGGTGAAGGACCCGGAACGCTTCGCGCTGAACATGGCGCGGATGATCGAGCAGGCTGGCAAGGCGGCTTCCGCATGGGCCGAACCGCGCGAAAAAGGTGAGGTGCGCGACCAGGTCGCCGAGCCGGTCGTCGACATGGTCAAGACCTTCTCCAAGCTCAGCGAATACTGGCTCGCCGATCCGCAGCGGGCGCTCGAAGCGCAGACGCGGCTGTTCGCTGGCTACATGACGGTTTGGGCGAACGCCATCCAGCGCGTCAGCCCCAATGCCGAAGGCGCCGACGATGCCGTCAAGCCGGAGCGCGGCGACAAGCGGTTCCAGGACCCGGAATGGGGCCGCAACGCCTTCTTCGACTTCTTGAAACAGGCCTATCTGGTCACCTCGCGCTGGGCGTCCGAACTGGTCGACCATGCCGAAGGCCTGGACGAGCATACCCGCCACAAGGCGAGCTTCTACGTCAAGCAAGTATCCAACGCCATCTCGCCGTCCAATTTCATCCTGACCAATCCCGAACTGTTTCGCGAAACCGTCGCCTCCAACGGCGAAAACCTGGTGCGCGGCATGAAGATGCTGGCTGAGGACATCGCCGCCGGCAAAGGCGACCTCAAACTGCGTCAGGCTGACTATTCACCCTTCGAGATCGGCAGGAACATCGCCACCACGCCCGGCAAGGTGGTCGGCCGCAGCGATGTCGCCGAGATCATCCAGTATGATGCGGCGACCGAGACGGTGCTGAAGCGCCCGCTGCTGATCTGCCCGCCTTGGATCAACAAGTTCTACATACTCGACCTCAACCCGCAGAAATCCTTCATCCGCTGGGCGATCGAGCAAGGCCACACCGTTTTCGTCATCTCCTGGATCAATCCGGATGAACGCCACGGCGCCAAGAACTGGGAAGCCTATATCAGGGAAGGCCTGCAATACGGCCTCGACACGATCGAGAAGGCGACCGGCGAGCGCGACGTCAATGCTATAGGCTACTGCGTCGGCGGCACGTTGCTGGCGGCGGCCTTGGCGCTGATGGCTGGGGAAGGCGACGACCGCATCAAGTCGGCGACCTTCTTCACCACACAGGTCGACTTCACCCATGCCGGCGATCTGAAAGTGTTCGTCGACGAGGAACAGGTCGCGGCGGTGGAAAAGTCGATGAACGAAAAGGGCTATCTCGACGGCACCAAGATGGCGACCGCCTTCAACATGCTGCGCTCGGGTGACCTGATCTGGCCCTATGTTGTCAACAACTACATGCGCGGCAAGGACCCCCTGCCCTTCGACCTGCTCTACTGGAACGCCGATTCGACCCGCATGGCGGCGGCCAACCACTCCTTTTACCTGCGCAACTGCTATCTCGAGAACAACCTCTCGCGCGGCACGATGCAACTGGCGGGCCACACGATCTCGCTCGGCGATGTCACCATTCCGGTCTACAATCTCGCCTCCCGGGAAGATCACATCGCGCCGGCTCTGTCCGTCTTCCTCGGCTCGAAATATTTCGGCGGCCCGGTCGAGTACGTGATGGCGGGATCGGGCCATATAGCTGGCGTCGTCAATCCGCCCGCATCCAACAAATATCAGTACTGGACCGGCGGTCCGCCGAAGGGCGACTTCGACCAGTGGATAGCCTCCGCCACCGGCCATCCGGGATCCTGGTGGCCGCACTGGCAAGGCTGGATAGAGGCCAAGGACAACACCCGTGTGCCTGCCCGCAAACCCGGCAAGCATATGAAAACCTTGGGCGATGCTCCCGGGACCTATGTCAAGGTGCGTGTGTAA
- a CDS encoding Thivi_2564 family membrane protein: protein MASSVLIGILITFLVIILVLYLVQRLPLDARMRQIVQVIVIIIGIISLLKYLAVF, encoded by the coding sequence GTGGCTTCGTCCGTGTTAATCGGCATCCTGATTACATTTCTGGTCATCATTCTCGTTCTCTACCTGGTGCAGCGGCTGCCGCTCGACGCCAGGATGAGGCAGATCGTCCAAGTCATCGTCATCATCATCGGCATTATTTCGCTGCTCAAATACCTCGCGGTTTTCTAG
- a CDS encoding dihydrofolate reductase family protein, producing the protein MARIVYSMLTSLDGYIARSNGDIGLPVPEAELHQHFNDMMRQASAVLAGRRMYETMRFWDSPERETGATEVERDFAHAWRETPKIVFSTTLRQVGLNARLVDGDAEDAVRSLKAQADGLVILGGADLAASLARAGLIDEYRLYMHPVVLGGGKPYFESGLSLALTPLGTQSLPQGVTLLRYAPAG; encoded by the coding sequence ATGGCCAGGATTGTCTATTCCATGCTGACGTCGTTGGACGGCTATATCGCCCGATCGAACGGGGACATCGGCTTGCCAGTGCCCGAGGCGGAACTGCACCAGCACTTCAACGACATGATGAGGCAGGCTTCCGCCGTGCTCGCCGGACGGCGCATGTACGAAACCATGCGCTTCTGGGACAGCCCTGAACGCGAAACCGGCGCCACCGAGGTCGAGCGGGATTTTGCCCATGCATGGCGCGAAACGCCGAAGATCGTCTTCTCGACCACGCTTCGGCAAGTCGGGCTCAATGCCCGGCTGGTGGATGGCGATGCGGAGGATGCGGTACGATCTCTCAAGGCGCAGGCCGATGGCCTTGTCATCCTTGGCGGCGCCGACCTTGCCGCCTCTCTGGCACGAGCCGGCCTCATCGACGAATACCGGCTCTATATGCATCCCGTGGTGCTGGGTGGCGGCAAGCCATATTTTGAATCCGGCCTGTCGCTGGCGCTGACCCCGCTCGGCACGCAAAGTCTCCCCCAGGGCGTGACGTTGCTGCGTTATGCGCCGGCCGGCTGA
- a CDS encoding YcbK family protein, giving the protein MTLKSAGWSLAKGERRAIVAALCSMLLASCTSAGDPTMSVGMPGYNASASDLHAASAGKPLAADSSSQVATEQTTVMSESDTALPEKVAYVPIAKPGATFPLTIPAGAETIAGQTPQSLQQPVQTARQTDAVAQKIAAADAAATAPTPAAAPVMNNPVYVTAGEAPQADAPKKKGFLASMFGATPASATPAPLVNTRSGEQPAVQPKPAPPAAKPIITLASADSTQKPLQLASLGGDAGHITGSDALPGVRQTALFEIKRKSGLDDESDVDLNEDEGSGGSYQVASAAGMARLAPNGLLKQNESVDVACLKPSLVRVLKTIEGHYGRKMMVTSGYRDPARNRRANGAKNSLHMYCAAADIQVPGVSKWELANYIRTMPGRGGVGTYCHTESVHVDVGPERDWNWRCRRRSGGDDG; this is encoded by the coding sequence TTGACTTTGAAATCAGCAGGATGGAGCCTCGCAAAGGGAGAACGCCGCGCCATTGTGGCAGCGCTCTGCTCCATGCTTCTGGCCTCCTGCACATCGGCTGGCGATCCGACAATGTCGGTTGGAATGCCCGGCTATAATGCTTCCGCATCGGACCTCCACGCCGCCTCCGCGGGCAAGCCTCTCGCCGCTGATTCGTCGTCGCAAGTGGCGACAGAGCAGACGACCGTGATGAGCGAAAGCGACACGGCACTCCCCGAAAAGGTTGCTTACGTACCGATTGCCAAGCCTGGGGCCACTTTCCCGCTCACCATACCGGCCGGCGCGGAAACGATCGCGGGACAGACGCCGCAGTCCTTGCAGCAGCCGGTACAGACGGCGCGGCAGACCGACGCGGTCGCCCAGAAGATCGCCGCCGCCGATGCCGCAGCCACCGCGCCGACGCCAGCCGCGGCACCGGTGATGAACAATCCGGTATACGTGACCGCCGGCGAGGCACCGCAAGCCGACGCGCCGAAGAAAAAAGGCTTCCTGGCCTCGATGTTCGGCGCCACCCCGGCTTCGGCGACGCCTGCTCCGCTGGTCAACACCCGATCGGGCGAACAGCCTGCCGTGCAGCCCAAGCCTGCTCCGCCTGCGGCAAAACCGATCATCACTTTGGCCTCTGCTGATTCCACGCAGAAGCCACTGCAACTGGCTTCACTCGGCGGCGATGCCGGTCACATCACCGGCAGTGACGCCTTGCCCGGCGTGCGCCAGACGGCCCTGTTCGAGATCAAGCGCAAATCCGGCCTCGACGATGAAAGCGACGTCGACCTCAACGAGGACGAAGGCTCGGGCGGCTCCTATCAGGTTGCCTCCGCCGCCGGCATGGCTCGGCTCGCGCCCAACGGTCTCTTGAAGCAGAATGAGAGCGTCGACGTGGCTTGCCTGAAGCCGTCCCTTGTGCGCGTGCTGAAGACGATCGAAGGCCATTACGGCCGCAAGATGATGGTGACCTCGGGCTATCGCGATCCGGCCCGCAACCGTCGCGCCAACGGCGCCAAGAATTCGCTGCACATGTATTGCGCCGCCGCCGACATCCAGGTGCCCGGCGTCTCCAAGTGGGAGCTTGCGAATTACATCAGGACCATGCCCGGCCGCGGTGGCGTCGGCACCTACTGCCACACCGAATCGGTTCATGTCGACGTCGGCCCCGAGCGCGACTGGAACTGGCGCTGCCGCCGGCGCAGCGGCGGTGACGACGGCTAG
- the glpX gene encoding class II fructose-bisphosphatase: MNVAQNIVAGLDRILTMELVRVTERAAVAAARLRGRGDEKAADQVAVDAMREELNRLAIKGTVVIGEGERDEAPMLYIGEEVGTGKGPAVDIALDPLEGTTICAKNLPNALAVIAIAEKGSLLFAPDVYMDKIAVGPGYADGVIDIDASPAENVASLARAKGVAVSDITACILDRPRHAKLIDAVRATGAAIRLIGDGDVAGVIHTTDAEETGIDIYLGTGGAPEGVLAAAALRCTGGQMQGRLILDTPEKVARAAKMGISNPKRIYQAEDMARGDVLFAATGVTDGNMLAGVKFGRTYITTHTIVLRSSSRTVREIKARHQDMDKF; encoded by the coding sequence ATGAATGTGGCCCAGAACATCGTCGCCGGCCTTGACCGGATACTCACCATGGAACTGGTGCGCGTCACCGAACGGGCCGCGGTCGCGGCCGCCAGGCTGCGCGGCCGCGGCGACGAAAAGGCTGCCGACCAGGTCGCCGTCGATGCCATGCGTGAGGAGCTCAACCGCCTCGCGATCAAGGGCACGGTGGTGATCGGCGAGGGCGAGCGGGACGAGGCGCCGATGCTCTATATCGGCGAGGAGGTCGGGACCGGCAAAGGGCCCGCGGTCGATATCGCGCTTGATCCGCTCGAAGGCACGACGATCTGCGCCAAGAACCTGCCGAACGCGCTCGCCGTGATCGCGATCGCCGAGAAGGGCAGCCTGCTGTTCGCGCCCGACGTCTACATGGACAAGATCGCGGTCGGTCCCGGTTACGCCGACGGGGTCATCGATATCGACGCCTCGCCGGCCGAAAACGTCGCCAGCCTTGCGCGAGCGAAGGGCGTTGCTGTGTCCGACATCACGGCCTGCATCCTCGACCGTCCGCGCCACGCCAAGCTGATCGATGCCGTGCGCGCCACGGGCGCCGCGATCCGGCTGATCGGCGACGGCGACGTCGCCGGCGTCATCCACACCACGGACGCGGAAGAAACCGGCATCGATATCTATCTCGGCACCGGCGGCGCGCCGGAAGGCGTGCTGGCCGCGGCGGCGTTGCGCTGTACCGGCGGCCAGATGCAAGGCAGGCTGATCCTCGATACGCCGGAAAAGGTCGCACGTGCCGCAAAGATGGGCATTTCCAATCCGAAGCGGATCTATCAAGCGGAAGACATGGCGCGCGGCGACGTGCTGTTCGCGGCCACCGGTGTCACCGATGGCAACATGCTGGCTGGCGTCAAGTTCGGCCGCACATACATCACCACCCACACGATCGTGCTGCGATCGTCATCGCGGACCGTGCGCGAGATCAAGGCCAGGCACCAGGATATGGATAAGTTCTAG
- a CDS encoding TadE/TadG family type IV pilus assembly protein gives MFGNARGFRADRSGGAALEFALIAPFLIMLLFGIFAFGWSMNSASSVRYTLEASARSLQLNNTLTQADIQAIATQKLLALGLKDVNVTIAIDPVSGGFRIAHLTAAYAFVIDFPYFSAFPINYATTVTVPLVGS, from the coding sequence GTGTTCGGTAATGCGAGGGGCTTCAGGGCCGATCGATCGGGCGGAGCCGCGCTCGAATTCGCGCTGATCGCACCGTTCCTCATCATGCTGCTATTCGGAATCTTCGCCTTCGGCTGGTCGATGAATTCGGCCTCAAGCGTTCGGTACACGCTGGAGGCGTCCGCACGGTCCCTGCAGCTTAACAACACGCTGACTCAGGCCGACATCCAGGCGATCGCGACGCAGAAACTGCTTGCGCTGGGTCTGAAGGATGTCAACGTCACGATCGCCATCGATCCCGTGAGCGGCGGCTTTCGCATAGCGCACCTGACCGCTGCCTATGCGTTCGTCATAGACTTCCCGTACTTCAGTGCCTTTCCGATCAATTATGCGACGACCGTTACCGTGCCGCTGGTCGGCAGCTAG